A section of the Mycolicibacterium anyangense genome encodes:
- the hisD gene encoding histidinol dehydrogenase yields the protein MTSFAMSRIDLRGQNLTAAQLRSALPRGGVDVDAVVPTVRPIVDDVAARGAVAALEYGEKFDGVRPAAVRVPVSALVDALAALDPAVRTALEVAIERTRAVHADQRRTDTTTLFDNGAAVTERWVPVERVGLYVPGGNAVYPSSVVMNVVPAQAAGVESLVVASPPQAQFGGLPHPTILAAARLLGVDEVWAVGGAQSVALLAFGGTDTDGTELAPVDMITGPGNIYVTAAKRICRSQVGIDAEAGPTEIAILADYTADPVHVAADLISQAEHDVMAASVLVTDSAALADATDTELANQLQTTVHRARVTEALTGKQSAIVLVDDVDTGIKVVNAYAAEHLEIQTVAANEVAGRVRAAGAIFVGPWSPVSLGDYCAGSNHVLPTAGCARHSSGLSVQTFLRGIHVVDYTEAALKDVAGHVITLAKAEDLPAHGEAVRRRFER from the coding sequence ATGACCAGCTTCGCGATGTCCCGGATCGACCTGCGCGGCCAGAACCTGACCGCCGCCCAGTTGCGCTCGGCGCTGCCGCGCGGCGGGGTGGACGTCGACGCCGTCGTGCCCACCGTGCGCCCCATCGTCGACGATGTCGCGGCCCGGGGTGCCGTCGCCGCACTGGAGTACGGCGAGAAGTTCGATGGGGTGCGGCCCGCTGCGGTGCGGGTTCCGGTGTCCGCGCTGGTCGACGCGCTCGCCGCGCTCGACCCTGCGGTGCGGACCGCCTTGGAGGTGGCCATCGAGCGCACCCGTGCCGTGCATGCGGATCAGCGGCGCACCGACACCACGACGCTGTTCGACAACGGTGCCGCGGTCACCGAACGATGGGTCCCCGTCGAGCGGGTCGGCCTGTACGTGCCCGGTGGCAACGCCGTCTACCCGTCCAGCGTGGTGATGAACGTGGTCCCCGCCCAGGCGGCTGGGGTCGAATCACTGGTGGTGGCCAGCCCGCCGCAGGCGCAATTCGGTGGACTGCCGCATCCGACCATCCTGGCTGCCGCCCGGTTGCTCGGCGTCGACGAGGTGTGGGCGGTCGGCGGGGCGCAGTCGGTGGCCCTGCTGGCCTTCGGCGGTACCGACACCGACGGCACCGAACTGGCGCCGGTCGACATGATCACCGGGCCGGGCAACATCTACGTCACCGCAGCCAAGCGCATCTGCCGCTCCCAGGTCGGCATCGACGCCGAGGCGGGCCCGACCGAGATCGCGATCCTGGCCGACTACACCGCCGACCCGGTGCACGTCGCCGCCGACCTGATCAGCCAGGCCGAGCATGACGTGATGGCGGCCAGCGTGCTGGTGACCGACAGCGCGGCCTTGGCTGATGCCACCGATACCGAACTGGCCAACCAGCTACAGACCACCGTGCACCGCGCCCGGGTCACCGAGGCGCTGACCGGCAAGCAGTCGGCGATCGTGCTTGTCGACGACGTCGACACCGGTATCAAGGTCGTGAACGCTTATGCCGCAGAACATTTGGAGATCCAGACTGTCGCGGCCAACGAGGTGGCCGGCCGGGTGCGGGCAGCCGGGGCGATCTTCGTCGGGCCGTGGTCGCCGGTGAGCCTGGGCGACTACTGCGCGGGCTCCAACCACGTGCTGCCCACTGCCGGGTGCGCCCGGCACTCCAGCGGACTGTCGGTGCAGACCTTCCTACGCGGCATCCACGTCGTGGACTACACCGAGGCCGCCCTCAAGGACGTTGCCGGCCATGTGATCACGCTGGCCAAGGCCGAGGACCTGCCGGCTCACGGTGAGGCGGTCCGCCGGAGGTTCGAGAGATGA